One genomic window of Aethina tumida isolate Nest 87 chromosome 3, icAetTumi1.1, whole genome shotgun sequence includes the following:
- the LOC109601016 gene encoding BRISC and BRCA1-A complex member 2, whose translation MHSNNDFSKFPRCLRPNMQELCTSNKLGLSVNDIKLIPNKHGDSYHYVIKIPYAGKKLTWEIMFNPGDFEFAPDFYFNEEEFMNDPEIEDVLENIPALTSYDLNNCKSITELLTQFLHSYKKFHIEKLRTEVKHEKVREAFDSLLKEDNVSVDDVELYVDTNVAHLLIKLNFDFGLLDHYIQTDLNNLVDPGPCFVHLRLTYTCSGNKVSPFLEISAKVEQCLGCSKFKIPPWKPEFTALEYIDMLKIAINERIAMKREAAQKRKMFICQLISDHNKDIIEYDLINLMYCCIAYNVEDRKYAVKITLDSDFPQKRPHLLVIFTCSMDCKMVIRNFQWNPSGDVDKMLENLYACLDEELPKAYKSHKH comes from the exons ATGCATTCGAACaatgatttttcaaaatttccgAGGTGCCTTCGTCCCAACATGCAAGAACTGTGTACCAGCAATAAATTAG gatTGAGTGTAAACGACATTAAACTAATTCCCAACAAACATGGAGATTCGTATCACTACGTGATAAAAATACCGTACGCAGGCAAAAAATTAACGTGGGAGATAATGTTCAATCCAGGAGACTTTGAATTTGCCCCCgacttttatttcaatgaGGAAGAATTTATGAACGATCCTGAAATAGAGGATGTACTTGAGAACATTCCAGCTCTTACCAGCTACGACCTGAACAATTGCAAATCCATCACTGAACTTCTGACACAATTCCTTCATTCATACAAAAAATtccat ATTGAGAAGTTAAGGACTGAGGTTAAACATGAGAAAGTTAGAGAGGCATTTGATAGTCTGTTGAAAGAGGATAATGTTTCAGTTGATGATGTTGAACTCTATGTGGACACAAATGTTGCCCATTTGctcattaaactaaattttgattttggaCTCCTTGATCATTATATTCAAAc tgATCTGAATAACTTGGTCGATCCAGGACCATGTTTCGTTCATTTGCGACTGACATATACATGCAGTGGTAACAAGGTGTCGCCCTTTTTGGAGATTTCCGCCAAAGTAGAACAGTGCCTTGGatgttcaaaattcaaaattcctcCATGGAAACCAGAATTCACAGCACTAGAATACATAGACATGTTAAAAATTGCCATAAATGAACGCATTGCAATGAAACGTGAGGCCGCACAAAAGAGGAAGATGTTCATATGCCAACTGATAAGTGACCACAATAAAGATATAATAGAATATGATTTGATCAATTTGATGTACTGCTGTATTGCTTATAACGTTGAGGATCGAAAATACGCGGTGAAAATCACTTTAG ATTCGGATTTTCCGCAAAAGAGACCTCATTTACTTGTAATTTTTACCTGCAGCATGGACTGTAAAATGGTGATCCGTAATTTTCAGTGGAATCCGAGTGGTGATGTCGATAAAATGTTGGAAAATTTGTACGCATGTCTTGATGAAGAATTACCCAAAGCTTACAAATCTCACAAAcattaa
- the LOC109601012 gene encoding ionotropic receptor 25a encodes MRTITMMFKIVLIVFGALLTVNSQTTQNINVLFVNEEGNMVADKAVEVAVNYIKKNNKLGVSADTRKVVGNRTDSTGLLESLCSTYNDMLEKNTPPHLVLDTTKTGLASETVKSFTAALGLPTISASFGQEGDLRQWRNIDDNEKEYLIQICPPADMIPEIVRTIVINQNITNAAILFDEYFVMDHKYKSLLQNVATRHVITPIKENIHEQLQSLYKLDIVNFFILGSLKNIKKVLDGADSVQFFNRKFAWHAITQDKGDVKCQCRNATVMVAKPTIDAKYQDRLGLIKTSYQLNADPEIAAAFYFDLALHSFLTMKEMIADGAWKRNNVTNYITCDDYDGKNKPKRRGLNIKKYFNKETTESPTYGPITIVSNGHSYMEFTMQVAAVGVREGASDKSIILGSWKAGYDNNLTLVDEKVMSNYTADVVYRVATVEQAPFIIKDENAPKGFKGYCIDLIDKIAETLKFDYEINPVADGKFGNMDEQGRWNGMIKELIEKRADIGLGSLSVMAERENVIDFTVPYYDLVGITILMKLPTTATSLFKFLTVLEHEVWLCILAAYFFTSFLMWVFDRWSPYSYQNNREKYKDDEEKREFNLKECLWFCMTSLTPQGGGEAPKNLSGRLVAATWWLFGFIIIASYTANLAAFLTVSRLDTPIESLDDLSKQYKIQYAPLNGSATMTYFERMANIEARFYEIWKDMSLNDSLTDVERSKLAVWDYPVSDKYTKMWQAMKEAGLPNTLEEAVERVRSSKSSSEGFAFLGDATDIKYLELTNCDLTVIGEEFSRKPYAIAVQQGSPLKDQFNTAILSLLNKRELERLKEKWWSNNPAAKKDCDKQDDQSDGISIQNIGGVFIVIFVGIGLACITLAFEYWWYKYRKGSKIIDVQEAPHKSNFPKETGLTKVNDVLKTNKLYPRSRF; translated from the exons atgcgCACAATAACTATGATGTTCAAAATCGTCCTGATAGTCTTTGGGGCTCTTTTAACAGTAAACTCTCAAActacacaaaatataaatgtct TGTTTGTAAATGAGGAAGGAAATATGGTGGCGGATAAAGCTGTAGAAGTAGCTGTAAactatattaagaaaaataataaactgggCGTAAGCGCTGATACCAGAAAAGTTGTGGGCAACAGAACCGACAGTACTGGTTTATTGGAGTCGT TGTGTTCCACATATAACGACATGCTGGAGAAAAATACTCCACCGCATCTCGTTTTGGACACAACCAAAACCGGCTTAGCTTCGGAGACTGTGAAATCTTTCACCGCAGCTCTTGGTTTGCCGACGATCAGCGCGTCTTTCGGACAGGAAGGTGATTTGAGGCAATGGCGCAACATTGACGATAACGAAAAAGAGTACCTTATACAAATTTGTCCGCCCGCCGACATGATACCTGAAATCGTTAGAACCATTGTCATCAACCAGAATATCACCAACGCTGCCATTTTATTCGACGAATACTTTG TGATGGATCACAAATATAAATCGTTGTTGCAAAACGTGGCCACGCGCCACGTAATAACACCAATCAAGGAAAACATCCACGAACAACTACAGAGCTTGTACAAATTGGACATAGTGAATTTCTTCATATTGGGCAGCCTGaagaacattaaaaaagtCCTAGACGGTGCGGACAGCGTGCAGTTCTTCAACAGGAAATTCGCTTGGCACGCGATCACGCAGGACAAAGGCGACGTCAAGTGCCAATGCAGGAATGCCACTGTAATGGTGGCGAAACCGACAATCGACGCCAAATACCAAGACAGATTGGGTTTGATCAAGACATCTTATCAGCTGAACGCCGACCCAGAAATCGCCGCAGCTTTCTATTTTGATTTGGCTCTTCATTCTTTTTTGACCATGAA AGAAATGATTGCTGATGGTGCTTGGAAAAGGAACAACGTGACCAATTACATCACTTGTGACGATTACGACGGTAAAAATAAACCTAAAAGAAGAGGGTTGAATATCAAGAAGTATTTCAATAAG GAAACAACGGAGAGTCCAACGTATGGTCCAATTACGATAGTATCAAACGGACATAGTTACATGGAGTTTACGATGCAAGTTGCAGCAGTAGGAGTTCGAGAAGGCGCTTCAgataaatcgattattttggGAAGCTGGAAAGCTGGTTATGACAACAATTTGACCCTTGTAGACGAAAAAGTTATGTCTAATTATACTGCTGATGTTGTTTATCGTGTCGCAACTGTCGAA CAAGCACCTTTCATAATAAAAGACGAAAACGCTCCGAAAGGCTTCAAAGGCTACTGTATAGACCTGATAGATAAAATTGCGGAAACCCTCAAGTTTGACTACGAAATTAATCCGGTTGCTGACGGTAAATTCGGAAACATGGATGAACAAGGAAGGTGGAACGGAATGATCAAAGAATTGATTGAGAAAAGAGCCGATATAGGTCTAGGTTCCTTGTCTGTCATGGCGGAAAGAGAAAACGTAATAGATTTCACTGTACCCTATTATGATTTGGTGGGGATAACAATTTTGATGAAGCTCCCAACAACTGCAACGTccctgtttaaatttttaactgttttagAACACGAGGTGTGGCTTTGCATTTTGGCCGCTTATTTCTTCACCAG TTTTCTAATGTGGGTTTTTGATCGCTGGAGCCCATACAGTTATCAAAACAACCgggaaaaatataaagacgACGAGGAGAAACGCGAGTTCAACCTCAAAGAATGTTTGTGGTTTTGTATGACTTCTTTAACACCGCAAGGAGGAGGCGAAGCTCCGAAAAACTTGTCTGGTCGTTTAGTAGCTGCAACTTGGTGGCTGTTCGGTTTCATTATTATTGCTTCTTATACGGCTAACCTGGCTGCGTTTTTGACCGTCTCTAGGTTGGACACACCGATCGAATCACTGGACGATTTGTCCAAACAGTACAAAATTCAATACGCTCCTTTAAACGGATCGGCTACCATGACTTATTTTGAGAGGATGGCCAATATTGAAGCCAGATTTTACGA GATTTGGAAGGACATGAGTTTGAATGACAGCTTAACGGATGTTGAAAGGTCAAAACTGGCGGTTTGGGATTATCCAGTTAGTGACAAGTATACGAAAATGTGGCAAGCAATGAAAGAGGCTGGTTTGCCGAACACTTTAGAAGAAGCTGTCGAAAGAGTTAGAAGTTCTAAATCATCCAGCGAAG gaTTTGCATTCTTGGGCGACGCCACCGACATAAAATACTTGGAACTAACGAATTGCGATTTAACAGTTATCGGCGAAGAATTTTCTCGAAAACCTTATGCTATTGCTGTCCAACAAGGAtcaccactgaaggatcaattCAATACTGC GATCCTATCACTACTGAATAAAAGGGAATTGGAACGTTTGAAAGAAAAGTGGTGGAGCAACAATCCTGCCGCGAAGAAAGATTGCGACAAACAAGATGACCAATCTGACGGTATCAGCATTCAAAACATCGGAGgagtatttattgtaattttcgtTGGAATTGGTCTTGCTTGTATTACTTTAGCCTTTGAATATTGGTGGTACAAATATCGTAAGGGGTCGAAGATAATTGATGTTCAGGAAGCACCTCACAAGAGCAATTTTCCCAAAGAAACGGGGCTTACAAAAGTCAATGATGTCCTTAAAACCAACAAACTTTATCCACGGTCCagattttaa
- the LOC109601011 gene encoding spectrin alpha chain isoform X2, translating to MDQIPPPKEVKILETAEDIQERRQQVLTRYDNFKADARAKREKLEDSRRFQYFKRDADELESWIQEKLQAASDESYKDPTNLQAKIQKHQAFEAEVAAHSNAIVVLDNQGKEMINQNHYESETIRRRLEELHRLWELLLSKLAEKGQKLQQALVLVQFIRHCDEVMFWINEKSAFLSTEEFGHDLEHVEVLQRKFDEFQKDMASQEYRVTEVNDLADRLLQDGHPERDTIINRKEELNNAWSRLKQMTLLRQDKLYGAHEIQRFNRDADETVTWISEKDVVLSSDDYGRDLASVQALQRKHEGVERDLAALEDKVLNLGKEADRLSGVHADHQDQIQAKREEIEGYWRSLTGKAKERKDKLEESYALHRFLADFRDLVSWINDMKAIISADELAKDVAGAESLLERHQEHRGEIDAREDSFNSTIEAGKQLLEKGHYASDEIKEKLSTLASDKSSLSALWEERRVLYEQCMDLQLFYRDTEQADTWMTKQEAFLANEDLGDSLDSVEALIKKHEDFEKSLVAQEEKVKLLDEFATKLIDGEHYAADDVAQRRAMLLERRKALKERSTQRRILLEDAYKLQQFERDCDETKGWINEKLKFATDESYLDPTNLGGKVQKHQNFEQELQANKSRVEDISTTGQELIEAKHYAAPRIQSRLEEIVGLWETLEQATSKKNSKLQDASQQQQFNRTIEDVELWLSEIEGQLMSEDYGKDLTSVQNLQKKHALLGADVASHKDRIEGITQAANQFVERGHFDADNIAQKQKVLCERYAALKTPLAVRKQRLLDSLQVQQLFRDIEDEEAWIREKEPIAASTNRGRDLIGVQNLIKKHQAVLAEINNHDGRIANVLDTGKQMMEDEHFATDEIRNRVTLLSNHWDSLKEKAGQRKQDLEDSLQAHQYYADANEAESWMREKEPIVGNQDYGKDEDSSEALLKKHEALMSDLIAFGQTIEGLNEQARNCRQQEPPVVDVTGRETVQALYDYTEKSAREVSMKKGDLLHLLNSNNKDWWKVEIHDRQGFVPAAYVKKVDAGLTASQQNLLDNNSISARQAQINAQYERLLQTARERQNKLNETVKAYVLVREAAELANWIKDKEMHAQVQDVGEDLEQVEVLQKKFDDFQTDLKANEVRLAEMNQIALQLVSLGQTEAAVKIQTQMEELNKKWDSLQQLSTERANQLGSAHEVQRFHRDVDETKDWIQEKDDALNNDDLGKDLRSVQALQRKHEGLERDLAALGDKIKQLDEIANRLVQTHPESAEQTLIKQEEINKLWTQLTAKANSRKEKLLDSYDLQRFLNDHRDLLAWINQMLGLVRTDELATDVTGAEALIERHQNYRAEIDARYGIPQEHRTEIDARTGTFHALELFGQQLLNSNHYASPEIQEKLEQLNKAREELEAAWIERRVQLDQNLDLNLFNRDCEQAENWMSDREAFLASDEVDSNGDNVEALIKKHEDFDKAINAHEEKIAALQRLADQLIGNEHYASPTIDDKRKQVLDRWGHLKDALIEKRSKLGESQTLQQFSRDADEIENWIAEKLQLATEESYKDPANIQSKHQKHQAFEAELAANADRIQSVIGNGENLIDKRQCAGSEEAVKRRLESIAEQWEFLTQKTTEKSLKLKEANKQRTYIAAVKDLDFWLGEVESLLTSEDAGKDLASVQNLMKKHQLVEADIQAHEDRIKDMNNQADSLIESGQFDTASIQEKRQSINERYERIKNLAAHRQARLNEANTLHQFFRDIADEESWIKEKKLLVGSDDYGRDLTGVQNLKKKHKRLEAELGSHEPAIQAVQEAGEKLMDVSNLGVPEIEHRLKALNQAWAELKQLAATRGQKLDESLTFQQFLAKVEEEEAWISEKQQLLGVEDYGDTMAAVQGLLKKHDAFETDFQAHRDRCAGIADDGQRLVAAANHHSDSISQRCQQLQTKLDHLAALAGRRKARLVDNSAYLQFMWKADVVESWIADKETYVKSDELGRDLSSVQTLLTKQETFDAGLSAFEHEGIQNITSLKDQLVAANHDQSPAIQQRHKDVIARWQKLLSDSSDRKRRLLAAQEQFRNIEELFLQFAKKASAFNSWFENAEEDLTDPVRCNSIEEIRALKEAHAQFRASLQSAQDDFNALADLDKKIKSFNVGPNPYTWFNMEALEETWRNLQKIIHERDQELNKEAQRQEENDKLRKEFAKHANSFHHWLTETRTSMMEGSGSLEDQLDATKKKTLEVRAHRSDLKKIEDLGAILEEHLILDNRYTEHSTVGLAQQWDQLDQLGMRMQHNLEQQIQARNQSGVSEDALKEFSMMFKHFDKEKAGKLNHHEFKSCLRALGYDLPMVEEGQPDPEFDAILDLVDPNRDGYVSLQEYMAFMISKETENVQSSEEIEKAFRAITAGDRPYVTKEELYQNLTKDMADYCISRMKPYVEPKSERSIPGALDYIEFTRTLFQN from the exons ATGGACCAGATCCCACCCCCTAAGGAGGTGAAGATCCTCGAAACCGCGGAGGACATTCAAGAACGTCGTCAGCAGGTGCTGACCCGATATGACAACTTTAAGGCAGACGCACGCGCCAAACGAGAGAAGCTCGAGGACTCGCGTCGTTTCCAGTATTTTAAACGGGATGCCGATGAGCTCGAGAGCTGGATCCAGGAAAAACTCCAAGCCGCTTCCGACGAGAGTTACAAGGATCCCACCAACTTGCAAGCTAAGATCCAAAAACACCAGGCATTTGAGGCTGAGGTGGCCGCACACAGCAATGCGATCGTTGTCCTAGACAATCAGGGCAAGGAGATGATCAATCAAAACCACTACGAGTCGGAAACCATTCGCAGGCGACTTGAGGAGTTGCACCGCTTGTGGGAGTTGCTGTTGTCGAAGCTGGCCGAGAAGGGACAGAAGTTACAACAGGCATTGGTGCTCGTGCAGTTCATCCGCCACTGCGACGAGGTCATGTTCTGGATTAACGAGAAAAGCGCTTTCTTGTCGACCGAAGAGTTCGGTCACGATTTGGAACATGTCGAGGTGTTGCAACGCAAATTTGACGAGTTCCAAAAGGATATGGCGTCCCAGGAGTACAGGGTGACGGAGGTCAACGATTTGGCTGACAGATTGTTACAGGACGGCCATCCGGAACGAGACACGATCATCAACAGGAAAGAAGAGTTGAACAACGCCTGGTCCAGATTGAAACAAATGACATTATTGAGACAAGATAAATTGTATGGAGCGCACGAGATCCAGAGATTCAATCGCGACGCAGACGAAACAGTTACGTGGATATCGGAGAAGGACGTGGTTCTTTCTTCCGACGATTACGGAAGAGATTTGGCAAGCGTCCAGGCATTGCAAAGAAAACATGAAGGAGTCGAACGCGACCTTGCCGCCCTCGAAGACAAAGTCCTCAATTTGGGCAAAGAGGCCGACCGTTTGAGTGGCGTGCATGCCGACCATCAAGATCAAATCCAAGCGAAAAGGGAAGAAATTGAAGGATATTGGAGAAGTCTGACCGGCAAGGCCAAGGAGAGGAAGGACAAATTGGAGGAGAGTTATGCTTTGCATCGGTTTTTGGCCGATTTCAGGGACTTGGTCTCTTGGATTAACGACATGAAAGCCATCATTTCAGCCGATGAACTGGCAAAAGACGTGGCTGGAGCTGAATCTTTGCTAGAGAGACACCAGGAGCACAGAGGTGAGATTGACGCTAGGGAGGACAGCTTCAACAGCACCATCGAAGCCGGCAAACAATTACTGGAGAAGGGACACTATGCGAGCGACgaaatcaaagaaaaactATCTACTTTGGCATCCGACAAGAGTTCCTTGTCCGCATTGTGGGAAGAACGACGCGTGTTGTACGAACAATGCATGGACTTGCAACTTTTCTACAGAGATACGGAGCAAGCTGACACTTGGATGACTAAACAGGAGGCATTTTTGGCCAACGAAGATCTTGGCGACTCGCTCGATTCAGTCGAAGCTCTGATCAAGAAGCACGAAGATTTCGAAAAGTCTTTAGTTGCACAAGAAGAGAAGGTGAAACTTCTGGACGAATTCGCAACCAAATTGATCGATGGCGAACATTACGCCGCCGACGATGTGGCTCAACGTAGAGCTATGCTGTTGGAACGTCGCAAAGCATTAAAAGAGAGGAGCACCCAACGCCGCATTCTCCTCGAAGATGCATACAAACTGCAGCAATTTGAAAGAGATTGCGATGAAACCAAAGGATGGATCAacgaaaaattgaaattcgcCACTGACGAAAGCTATTTGGACCCAACCAATCTCGGAGGAAAGGTGCAAAAACACCAAAACTTCGAACAAGAACTGCAAGCAAACAAGAGCCGTGTCGAAGACATCTCGACAACCGGCCAGGAGTTGATCGAAGCCAAACATTACGCCGCGCCCCGCATCCAATCCAGACTGGAGGAGATCGTTGGATTGTGGGAGACCTTGGAACAAGCCACCAGCAAAAAGAACTCGAAACTGCAGGACGCCAGCCAACAGCAACAGTTTAACCGAACCATCGAAGACGTCGAGCTGTGGCTCAGCGAAATCGAAGGACAGCTCATGTCCGAAGATTACGGCAAGGACTTGACTTCCGTTCAAAACTTGCAGAAGAAACACGCCTTGTTGGGAGCCGACGTTGCCTCGCACAAAGACAGAATCGAGGGCATCACACAGGCGGCCAACCAATTCGTCGAAAGGGGCCATTTCGATGCCGACAACATCGCCCAGAAACAGAAGGTGTTGTGTGAAAGGTACGCCGCTCTTAAGACCCCATTGGCGGTTAGGAAGCAAAGACTCCTCGACTCTCTGCAGGTGCAACAACTCTTCCGCGATATCGAAGATGAGGAAGCGTGGATCCGCGAGAAGGAACCCATTGCAGCGTCCACCAACCGTGGTCGCGACTTAATTGGCGTTCAGAACCTCATTAAGAAACACCAAGCTGTCCTGGCTGAAATTAACAACCACGATGGACGTATCGCCAACGTCTTGGATACCGGCAAACAGATGATGGAGGATGAACACTTCGCCACCGATGAGATCAGAAATAGGGTCACACTGTTGTCCAACCACTGGGACTCGTTGAAAGAAAAGGCCGGTCAGAGAAAACAAGATTTGGAGGACTCGTTGCAGGCGCATCAGTACTACGCCGACGCCAACGAAGCTGAAAGCTGGATGAGGGAGAAGGAGCCGATTGTCGGGAATCAAGACTACGGAAAGGACGAGGATTCGTCGGAAGCTTTGCTTAAGAAGCACGAAGCTCTGATGAGCGACTTGATCGCCTTCGGCCAGACCATTGAGGGACTGAACGAACAAGCCAGAAACTGCAGG CAACAAGAACCACCAGTTGTAGATGTAACTGGTCGTGAAACTGTTCAAGCTTTGTACGACTACACCGAAAAGTCTGCCCGTGAAGTTTCAATGAAAAAGGGAGATTTGTTGCACCTGTTGAACTCCAACAACAAGGACTGGTGGAAGGTAGAGATTCACGATCGCCAAGGTTTCGTTCCGGCGGCATACGTCAAGAAGGTGGACGCAGGACTAACAGCCTCCCAACAAAACCTATTGGACAACAACTCCATTTCAGCCAGGCAGGCTCAAATCAACGCCCAGTACGAGAGACTGTTGCAAACGGCCAGAGAACGTCAGAACAAGTTGAACGAAACCGTTAAAGCCTACGTTTTGGTACGTGAAGCTGCGGAACTCGCCAACTGGATCAAGGACAAAGAGATGCACGCCCAAGTGCAAGATGTCGGAGAGGATTTGGAACAAGTGGAAGTTTTGCAAAAGAAATTCGACGACTTCCAAACCGACCTCAAGGCGAACGAAGTCCGCTTAGCTGAGATGAACCAGATCGCCCTCCAATTAGTTTCTCTCGGTCAAACCGAAGCCGCCGTCAAAATCCAAACCCAGATGGAGGAGCTGAACAAGAAGTGGGACTCCTTGCAGCAATTGAGCACCGAACGTGCAAATCAATTGGGATCCGCTCACGAGGTGCAACGTTTCCATCGTGACGTCGACGAAACCAAGGACTGGATCCAAGAGAAAGACGATGCATTGAACAACGACGATTTAGGCAAGGACTTGCGCAGCGTCCAGGCATTGCAAAGGAAACACGAGGGACTCGAACGCGATCTGGCTGCTTTGGGCGACAAGATCAAGCAGTTAGACGAAATCGCCAACCGACTTGTGCAAACCCATCCAGAAAGCGCCGAACAAACCTTGATCAAACAGGAGGAGATCAACAAACTTTGGACGCAGCTCACCGCCAAGGCCAACAGCAGGAAGGAGAAGCTTCTCGACTCGTACGACTTGCAGCGATTCCTCAATGATCATCGCGACCTTTTGGCTTGGATCAACCAGATGTTGGGACTCGTCAGGACCGATGAACTGGCCACCGATGTCACCGGCGCCGAAGCCTTGATTGAGAGACACCAG AACTACAGGGCTGAAATTGACGCGCGCTATGGAATTCCTCAG gaaCACCGCACGGAAATCGACGCCCGCACCGGAACATTCCACGCGTTGGAGCTGTTCGGCCAGCAACTGCTCAACTCCAACCATTACGCCAGTCCCGAGATTCAGGAAAAGCTCGAACAACTGAACAAGGCGAGAGAAGAACTGGAGGCTGCATGGATCGAACGTCGCGTCCAACTCGACCAGAATCTGGACCTGAACCTGTTCAACAGGGACTGCGAACAAGCTGAGAACTGGATGTCGGACCGAGAAGCCTTCCTGGCATCCGACGAAGTCGATTCGAATGGCGATAACGTCGAAGCTCTCATCAAGAAGCACGAGGACTTCGACAAGGCCATCAACGCTCACGAGGAGAAAATCGCCGCCCTGCAGAGGCTTGCTGATCAACTGATCGGAAACGAACACTACGCCTCACCCACCATCGACGACAAACGCAAACAAGTGCTGGATCGTTGGGGCCATCTCAAAGACGCCCTCATTGAAAAACGTTCCAAATTGGGCGAAAGCCAGACGTTGCAACAATTCTCTCGTGACGCCGACGAAATAGAGAACTGGATCGCCGAAAAGCTCCAACTGGCGACCGAAGAAAGCTACAAGGACCCTGCTAACATTCAGTCCAAGCACCAGAAACATCAGGCCTTCGAAGCCGAATTGGCAGCCAACGCCGATCGTATCCAATCTGTAATCGGAAATGGTGAAAACCTCATTGATAAACGTCAATGTGCCGGCTCCGAGGAGGCTGTGAAGAGGCGTTTAGAGTCGATTGCGGAACAATGGGAGTTCCTCACCCAGAAAACTACCGAGAAATCACTCAAGCTCAAGGAGGCTAACAAGCAAAGAACTTACATTGCGGCCGTCAAAGATCTGGACTTCTGGCTGGGCGAAGTTGAGAGTCTGTTGACCAGTGAGGATGCCGGAAAGGATCTTGCGTCCGTTCAGAACTTAATGAAGAAGCACCAGTTGGTCGAGGCGGACATTCAAGCCCACGAGGATAGAATCAAAG atATGAACAACCAAGCTGACTCTTTGATCGAGAGCGGACAATTCGATACCGCTTCTATTCAAGAGAAACGTCAATCGATCAACGAACGATACGAAAGGATCAAGAACTTGGCCGCTCATCGCCAAGCTCGCCTCAATGAGGCCAACACTCTTCACCAATTCTTCAGGGACATCGCTGATGAAGAATCATGGATCAA ggaAAAGAAGTTGTTGGTTGGCTCGGACGACTACGGTCGCGACTTAACTGGCGTCCAGAATCTGAAAAAGAAACACAAACGTCTAGAGGCCGAGCTCGGCTCCCACGAGCCAGCAATCCAAGCGGTACAAGAAGCTGGTGAAAAACTGATGGACGTTTCCAATCTCGGCGTACCAGAAATCGAGCACCGTCTCAAGGCATTGAACCAAGCGTGGGCCGAATTGAAACAACTCGCCGCCACCAGAGGCCAAAAATTAGACGAATCGTTGACCTTCCAACAGTTCTTGGCCAAAGTCGAAGAAGAGGAGGCCTGGATCAGCGAGAAACAACAACTGTTAGGTGTTGAGGACTATGGAGACACCATGGCTGCAGTTCAAG GGTTATTGAAGAAACACGACGCCTTTGAGACCGATTTCCAAGCGCATCGCGATCGTTGTGCTGGCATCGCCGACGATGGTCAACGTCTTGTCGCTGCAGCAAATCATCACTCTGACAGCATCTCACAACGTTGTCAGCAACTGCAAACCAAACTTGATCATCTGGCCGCTTTGGCTGGTCGTCGCAAGGCCAGGTTGGTCGACAACTCCGCCTATCTGCAATTCATGTGGAAGGCCGACGTTGTTGAAAGTTGGATCGCCGACAAGGAGACTTATGTCAAGAGCGACGAGCTAGGCCGAGACTTGTCCAGTGTCCAGACTCTGTTGACCAAGCAGGAAACTTTCGATGCTG GTCTGAGCGCTTTCGAACACGAAGGCATCCAGAACATCACCTCGCTAAAAGACCAACTGGTGGCCGCTAACCACGACCAAAGTCCGGCCATTCAGCAGCGACACAAGGACGTAATCGCACGCTGGCAAAAACTGCTCTCCGACTCCAGCGATCGCAAACGTCGCCTTTTGGCCGCCCAGGAGCAGTTCAGGAACATCGAAGAGCTCTTCCTTCAGTTCGCCAAGAAGGCGTCCGCGTTCAACTCCTGGTTTGAAAACGCCGAAGAAGATCTGACCGACCCGGTCAGGTGCAACTCCATCGAGGAAATCAGAGCGTTGAAAGAAGCGCACGCACAATTTAGA gcGTCGCTTCAAAGTGCCCAGGACGATTTTAACGCCCTCGCCGATTTGGACAAGAAGATCAAGAGTTTCAACGTCGGCCCGAATCCGTACACCTGGTTTAACATGGAAGCGTTGGAGGAAACTTGGCGTAACCTGCAAAAGATCATCCACGAGCGCGACCAGGAATTGAACAAAGAGGCCCAGAGGCAAGAGGAGAACGACAAGCTCCGCAAGGAGTTTGCTAAGCACGCCAATTCCTTCCATCATTGGCTTACTGAGACACG